One segment of Vibrio agarivorans DNA contains the following:
- a CDS encoding HNH endonuclease — protein MGITLIIKEIERRQRLFNAISYVDIAIDVKPSKLRDLGIYGGAAGVWVNSDVTRGVVSPSSGVAVSILHTGKNYSDNMSSKGIDYDFPNTNRNGSHDQNEIQALKNCFESKIPLFVISKASNQKLRNVHIGLVQTFDEINAKAFIRFVAQDKLFPTANETIKESQAEYKVTFENEVNESLDDSSENRQRRLAFRSTKPKVVYRLVQDYRRDPDVVAEALYRAEGFCEKCKEKAPFIKRSNGEPYLEVHHIIPLSQGGLDSLENVISLCPNCHREIHFGPAG, from the coding sequence ATGGGAATTACGTTGATAATAAAAGAAATAGAAAGAAGACAACGACTTTTCAATGCGATCAGCTATGTAGACATTGCAATTGATGTAAAGCCTTCTAAGTTGAGAGACTTGGGTATCTATGGTGGTGCGGCTGGAGTATGGGTTAACTCAGATGTAACAAGGGGCGTAGTTTCTCCATCGAGCGGAGTTGCAGTTAGTATCTTGCACACCGGTAAAAACTACAGTGATAACATGTCGTCAAAGGGCATCGATTATGATTTTCCGAATACAAACAGAAATGGAAGTCATGATCAAAATGAAATACAAGCGCTAAAAAACTGCTTTGAATCCAAGATTCCACTGTTTGTTATCAGTAAAGCTTCGAATCAAAAACTTAGAAACGTCCATATTGGACTTGTTCAAACGTTTGATGAAATCAATGCTAAGGCATTTATCAGATTTGTGGCTCAGGATAAGTTGTTCCCAACAGCAAATGAAACAATCAAAGAATCACAAGCCGAATATAAAGTTACCTTCGAAAATGAAGTAAATGAGTCACTTGATGATAGTTCAGAAAACCGTCAAAGAAGGTTGGCCTTTAGATCTACTAAACCGAAAGTCGTTTATAGACTGGTTCAGGATTATCGTAGAGACCCTGATGTTGTCGCGGAAGCATTATATAGAGCAGAAGGCTTTTGCGAAAAGTGCAAAGAAAAAGCGCCCTTTATTAAGCGTTCCAATGGAGAGCCGTACTTAGAGGTTCACCATATAATACCGTTGTCGCAGGGCGGCTTAGACAGCCTTGAAAATGTAATAAGTCTCTGCCCCAACTGCCATAGGGAAATACACTTTGGGCCAGCTGGCTAA
- a CDS encoding ATP-dependent nuclease: MKLSALLIENFKGIDDEVKILIDNIVVLIGPNNSCKSTVLDAYEAYVSMGTALTIDHFHGRNDGRPICITGVFTDISQDDIDALGQEWFLAADPEFGDCAKFQIRWDKADEKGTKYSFSNQLSDWKKGGAGGWNTILQSRLPVPIRVNPNDGYDALEKVVKELASKNAAKKLKDDKSKVAGIVAEIEKLAKEVEAEISGDISQLNGKIESEINKLFGGVKVGFETGVGKFKAEDAIKDGSKFYIESNGHSAALAHQGTGVQRAFLWSAINALCSEGKFKKGTKVISNDAPKVLLLDEPEINLHPSIIRAARKAIYALAEVEGWQVICTTHSPIFIDLTQDHTTLIKVSNTSAGVYYFQTDKANFSTQEKDNLKMLNRCCPTVNEFFFYDNSILVEGDTEYLAYQHIIEDSQFEGSHCVINCRGKANIPTFIKIFDQFQASAIAVHDLDTKLRSDGAKNAMWTINVSIRTEANKTNGRVKTVVHNPDFEGFYLNESPVKDKPYNLFTHITSPDFYTSDKYKLLRESLISINNGTHTGLYTTEAELDAMA, encoded by the coding sequence ATGAAGTTATCAGCACTACTAATAGAGAACTTTAAAGGCATTGATGATGAGGTCAAGATTCTCATCGACAATATTGTTGTCTTGATTGGCCCGAATAATAGCTGCAAGTCCACGGTATTAGATGCTTATGAAGCATATGTATCAATGGGTACAGCTTTAACGATAGATCATTTTCACGGTAGAAATGACGGAAGACCTATTTGTATTACAGGTGTTTTTACCGATATCTCTCAGGACGATATTGATGCTCTAGGTCAAGAGTGGTTCTTAGCGGCAGACCCTGAGTTTGGAGATTGTGCAAAATTTCAAATTAGGTGGGACAAGGCTGATGAGAAAGGTACAAAATATAGTTTTAGTAACCAACTCTCTGATTGGAAAAAAGGTGGTGCAGGAGGGTGGAATACAATCCTCCAAAGTAGGTTACCAGTCCCTATTCGTGTCAACCCTAATGATGGCTATGACGCACTTGAAAAAGTTGTAAAAGAGCTAGCTTCAAAGAATGCTGCCAAAAAACTAAAAGATGATAAAAGTAAAGTAGCTGGAATAGTAGCCGAAATTGAAAAGCTGGCAAAAGAAGTGGAGGCAGAGATTTCAGGTGATATTAGTCAACTAAACGGGAAAATAGAATCTGAGATAAATAAACTTTTTGGTGGTGTCAAAGTTGGCTTTGAAACAGGAGTCGGCAAATTCAAAGCTGAGGACGCAATTAAAGATGGAAGTAAATTCTATATTGAATCTAATGGTCATTCAGCTGCTTTAGCTCACCAAGGGACAGGGGTGCAGAGAGCTTTCCTATGGTCGGCAATCAATGCACTCTGTAGTGAAGGTAAGTTTAAAAAAGGTACAAAAGTAATTAGCAATGATGCCCCTAAAGTTTTGCTTTTAGATGAGCCTGAAATTAACCTCCACCCTTCAATCATTAGAGCTGCACGAAAAGCTATTTATGCGCTAGCAGAAGTAGAAGGTTGGCAGGTTATATGTACAACTCATTCGCCTATATTCATTGACTTAACCCAAGACCATACAACTTTAATAAAGGTTTCCAATACTTCGGCCGGTGTTTACTACTTTCAAACGGATAAAGCCAACTTTAGCACTCAAGAAAAAGATAATTTAAAAATGTTGAATCGTTGCTGTCCTACAGTTAATGAGTTTTTCTTCTATGACAATTCAATTTTAGTCGAAGGTGATACAGAGTATTTAGCGTATCAGCATATTATTGAAGATAGCCAATTTGAGGGTTCTCACTGTGTAATCAACTGTCGTGGTAAAGCCAATATCCCAACTTTTATAAAAATATTTGACCAGTTTCAAGCTTCTGCAATTGCAGTGCACGACCTAGATACAAAGTTAAGATCCGATGGAGCTAAAAATGCGATGTGGACAATAAATGTCAGTATCAGAACTGAAGCAAATAAAACAAATGGAAGAGTTAAAACGGTTGTGCACAATCCAGATTTTGAGGGTTTTTATCTCAATGAGTCTCCAGTTAAAGATAAACCGTATAATTTATTTACCCACATAACATCGCCTGATTTTTACACTTCGGATAAATATAAACTTTTACGAGAGTCATTAATATCAATAAATAATGGCACTCATACTGGATTATATACAACAGAAGCTGAATTGGACGCGATGGCCTAA